One segment of Micromonospora parathelypteridis DNA contains the following:
- a CDS encoding bifunctional FO biosynthesis protein CofGH, giving the protein MVDRTFSAPSDASVRRALGRAATGRALDVDEAAALLSARGDALDELLRVAGGIRDAGLRDAGRPGVVTYSKKVFIPLTRLCRDRCHYCTFATVPHRLPAPFLDRDEVLAIARAGAAQGCKEALFTLGDRPEERWPAARSWLDERGYDSTLDYLRACAVAVLEETGLLPHLNPGVLSWSELQRLKPVAPSMGMMLETTATRLWSEPGGPHFGSPDKEPAVRLRVLEDAGRVGVPFTTGILIGIGETPAERVDALFAIRRAHREYGHLQEVIVQNFRAKPDTAMRGMPDAELHDLAATVAVARLLLGPKARIQAPPNLIAGEYDLLLRAGIDDWGGVSPLTPDHVNPERPWPQIEELARHTELAGFTLRERLTIYPEYVRAGDPWLDPRLLPHVGALADATTGMAVESAMPQGLPWQEPEEVFGGRTDLHATIDTTGRTDDRRGDFDSVYGDWAEVATKVTAGPTAITGDDDLRAGLRLAADDPAALLEPAHTDAALALFSADGPALDALCRLADDVRRDTVGDDVTYVVNRNINFSNVCYVGCRFCAFAQRERDADAYRLSVDQVADRAEEAWSAGASEVCLQGGIDPKMPVTGYADIVRAIKARVPEMHVHAFSPMEIVTAAAKAGVPVREWLTQLREAGLDTIPGTAAEILDDDVRWVLTKGKLPAAAWVDVVSTAHELGIRSSSTMMYGHVDHPGQWLAHFRVLAGVQDRTGGFTEFVALPFVHTNAPIYLAGIARPGPTWRENRVVHAMSRLLLHGRIDNIQCSWVKLGDEGTVAMLQGGCNDLGGTLMEETISRMAGSDNGSARTEEQLRAIAKAAGRPARKRSTAYGHVRP; this is encoded by the coding sequence ATGGTTGATCGCACCTTCTCCGCTCCCAGCGACGCCAGCGTGCGGCGGGCCCTGGGCCGGGCTGCGACCGGGCGGGCGCTGGACGTCGATGAGGCGGCCGCGCTGCTGTCCGCCCGTGGTGACGCGCTGGACGAGTTGCTCCGGGTGGCCGGTGGGATCCGCGACGCCGGCCTGCGCGACGCCGGGCGGCCGGGCGTGGTCACGTACTCCAAGAAGGTTTTCATCCCGCTGACCCGGCTCTGCCGGGACCGGTGCCACTACTGCACGTTCGCCACCGTGCCGCACCGGTTGCCGGCGCCGTTCCTCGACCGCGACGAGGTGCTGGCCATCGCCCGAGCCGGCGCCGCGCAGGGCTGCAAGGAGGCTCTGTTCACCCTGGGTGACCGGCCGGAGGAGCGCTGGCCGGCGGCCCGAAGCTGGCTGGACGAGCGCGGCTACGACTCCACCCTGGACTACCTGCGTGCCTGCGCGGTCGCGGTGCTGGAGGAGACCGGGCTGCTGCCGCACCTCAACCCCGGGGTGTTGAGCTGGTCGGAGCTGCAACGACTCAAGCCGGTCGCACCGAGCATGGGCATGATGTTGGAGACGACCGCGACCCGGCTCTGGTCCGAGCCGGGCGGCCCGCACTTCGGCTCACCCGACAAGGAGCCGGCGGTCCGGCTGCGGGTGCTCGAGGACGCGGGCCGGGTCGGAGTGCCGTTCACCACCGGCATCCTGATCGGCATCGGGGAGACCCCGGCGGAACGGGTGGACGCGCTCTTCGCGATCCGCCGCGCCCACCGGGAGTACGGCCACCTCCAGGAGGTGATCGTGCAGAACTTCCGCGCCAAGCCGGACACGGCGATGCGCGGCATGCCCGACGCCGAGCTGCACGATCTGGCCGCCACGGTGGCGGTGGCCCGGTTGCTGCTCGGTCCGAAGGCCCGGATCCAGGCCCCGCCGAATCTCATCGCCGGCGAGTACGACCTGCTGCTGCGCGCCGGCATCGACGACTGGGGCGGTGTCTCCCCGCTGACCCCGGACCACGTCAACCCGGAGCGCCCCTGGCCGCAGATCGAGGAGTTGGCCCGGCACACCGAGCTGGCCGGGTTCACGCTGCGGGAGCGGTTGACGATCTACCCCGAGTACGTGCGCGCCGGTGACCCGTGGCTCGACCCGCGGCTGCTGCCGCACGTCGGGGCACTGGCCGATGCGACGACGGGGATGGCGGTCGAGTCGGCGATGCCCCAGGGTCTGCCCTGGCAGGAGCCGGAGGAGGTGTTCGGCGGCCGGACCGACCTGCACGCCACGATCGACACCACCGGCCGGACCGATGACCGGCGGGGCGACTTCGACAGCGTCTACGGGGACTGGGCGGAGGTGGCCACGAAGGTGACCGCCGGGCCGACGGCTATCACTGGCGACGACGACCTGCGCGCCGGGTTGCGGCTCGCCGCCGACGACCCCGCCGCGCTGCTGGAGCCGGCGCACACCGATGCCGCGCTGGCGTTGTTCAGCGCGGACGGGCCGGCACTCGACGCGTTGTGCCGACTCGCCGACGACGTCCGTCGGGACACGGTCGGTGACGACGTCACCTACGTGGTCAACCGCAACATCAACTTCAGCAACGTCTGCTACGTGGGCTGCCGGTTCTGCGCCTTCGCTCAGCGTGAGCGGGACGCCGACGCGTACCGGCTCTCCGTCGACCAGGTCGCCGACCGGGCCGAGGAGGCGTGGTCGGCCGGTGCCAGCGAGGTCTGCCTCCAGGGCGGCATCGACCCGAAGATGCCGGTCACCGGGTACGCCGACATCGTGCGCGCGATCAAGGCCCGGGTGCCCGAGATGCACGTGCACGCGTTCTCACCCATGGAGATCGTCACCGCCGCCGCGAAGGCCGGCGTCCCGGTCCGCGAGTGGTTGACGCAGCTGCGCGAGGCAGGGCTGGACACCATCCCCGGCACCGCCGCGGAGATCCTCGACGACGACGTGCGGTGGGTGTTGACCAAGGGCAAACTCCCGGCCGCCGCCTGGGTCGACGTGGTCAGCACCGCGCATGAGCTGGGCATCCGGTCCAGCTCCACCATGATGTACGGCCACGTCGACCACCCCGGGCAGTGGCTGGCGCACTTCCGGGTGCTGGCCGGTGTGCAGGACCGCACCGGCGGGTTCACCGAGTTCGTGGCGTTGCCGTTCGTGCACACCAACGCCCCGATCTACCTGGCCGGCATCGCCCGACCCGGGCCGACCTGGCGGGAGAATCGGGTGGTGCACGCCATGTCCCGGCTGCTGTTGCACGGTCGGATCGACAACATCCAGTGCTCCTGGGTGAAGCTGGGCGACGAGGGCACGGTGGCGATGCTCCAGGGTGGCTGCAACGACCTGGGGGGCACGCTGATGGAGGAGACCATCTCCCGGATGGCGGGCTCCGACAACGGGTCGGCGCGTACCGAGGAGCAGTTGCGGGCCATCGCGAAGGCCGCCGGGCGTCCGGCGCGCAAGCGTTCGACTGCGTACGGTCACGTCCGGCCCTGA